A single region of the Anaerolineales bacterium genome encodes:
- a CDS encoding ABC transporter ATP-binding protein, whose amino-acid sequence MTDAPPDIGKRSLDLEAVRRQIDDADLVIETRSLVKRYATLTAVKDLSLSVPRGAIYGFAGPNGAGKTSTMRILTTLMRPTSGQAFIAGTEVTKDPRTVRRQIGFMPDYFGVYDDMKVWEYLDFFAACYDISDAERPTMIADLLDLVDLTHRKDDMVDKLSRGLQQRLCLARTLVHDPQVLILDEPASGLDPRARIEIRELLVELARMGKTIFFSTHILADVAEICTHIGIIEAGEMVLQGRMDDVRRRLMPNRQAVITFLDRADEAKVALGKIMGVLDVQEIVEEAGRKRLRVHFDGDDTILSTMMQTLAAQAIPVVNFAEESEDLESVFLKVTKGIVS is encoded by the coding sequence ATGACCGACGCTCCCCCCGATATTGGCAAGCGCTCGCTCGATCTGGAAGCGGTGCGCCGCCAAATTGACGATGCTGATCTCGTCATTGAGACGCGCTCGCTGGTCAAGCGCTATGCCACCCTCACGGCGGTGAAAGACCTCTCGCTAAGCGTCCCACGTGGGGCGATCTACGGCTTTGCCGGTCCCAACGGGGCGGGGAAAACCAGCACAATGCGCATCCTCACCACGCTGATGCGTCCCACCAGCGGACAAGCATTCATCGCTGGCACAGAGGTGACCAAAGACCCGCGTACCGTCCGCAGGCAAATTGGGTTCATGCCCGATTATTTCGGCGTGTACGACGACATGAAGGTCTGGGAATACCTCGATTTTTTTGCCGCCTGTTACGATATTTCCGACGCAGAGCGCCCCACCATGATCGCTGATTTGCTTGATCTGGTCGATCTCACCCACCGCAAAGATGATATGGTGGATAAGCTGAGTCGCGGTTTGCAGCAGCGGCTCTGTTTGGCGCGGACACTCGTTCATGATCCGCAGGTCTTGATTCTAGACGAACCCGCCTCTGGGCTTGACCCCCGCGCCCGCATTGAGATTCGTGAACTTTTGGTGGAATTGGCGCGGATGGGCAAGACGATTTTCTTCTCCACGCACATCCTTGCCGATGTTGCCGAAATCTGCACGCACATTGGGATCATCGAGGCGGGGGAGATGGTTTTGCAGGGGCGTATGGACGATGTGCGCCGTCGCCTGATGCCCAACCGCCAAGCGGTGATCACCTTCCTAGACCGTGCCGACGAAGCCAAGGTGGCGCTTGGAAAAATTATGGGCGTGCTGGATGTTCAAGAGATCGTGGAGGAGGCGGGGCGAAAGCGGCTGCGCGTTCACTTTGATGGCGATGATACGATACTCTCCACGATGATGCAGACGCTCGCCGCACAAGCCATTCCGGTGGTGAACTTTGCCGAGGAATCAGAGGATTTAGAATCGGTGTTTCTGAAGGTGACGAAAGGGATTGTCTCCTGA
- a CDS encoding O-methyltransferase gives MSKDLWTAVDHYTATIALPPDPVLEATLRASDEGGLPAIQVSPHQGKMLHLWAASMGARRILEIGTLGGYSTIWLARALPAGGRLVTLEVQPKHAEVARANLAQAGFADVVEVRLGVALESLAALAAEGGAPFDFVFIDADKINTAAYFEWALTLTRVGGVIVVDNVIRGGAVLDATSGEDSVVGIRRFNERLAAERRVSATVIQTVSGKGYDGMTIALVTGE, from the coding sequence GTGTCTAAAGACCTCTGGACAGCCGTCGATCACTACACCGCCACCATCGCCCTCCCGCCCGATCCCGTGCTGGAGGCAACCTTACGCGCCTCTGACGAGGGCGGCTTGCCCGCCATTCAAGTTTCGCCCCATCAGGGGAAGATGCTCCATCTGTGGGCTGCCTCGATGGGGGCGCGGCGTATTTTGGAGATCGGCACGCTTGGCGGCTACAGCACGATCTGGCTGGCGCGGGCGCTCCCCGCTGGCGGGCGGCTGGTCACCCTTGAAGTTCAGCCGAAACACGCCGAAGTTGCCCGCGCCAACCTTGCCCAGGCTGGCTTTGCCGATGTGGTTGAGGTTCGCTTGGGGGTGGCGCTGGAAAGCCTTGCGGCGTTGGCAGCGGAGGGCGGCGCTCCCTTCGATTTTGTCTTTATCGACGCCGATAAAATCAACACTGCCGCCTATTTTGAGTGGGCGCTCACGCTCACCCGCGTTGGTGGGGTGATCGTCGTGGATAATGTCATTCGCGGCGGCGCTGTTCTGGATGCCACCAGCGGCGAGGATAGTGTCGTGGGGATACGGCGCTTCAACGAACGCCTTGCTGCCGAACGGCGCGTCAGCGCCACCGTGATCCAGACCGTCAGCGGCAAGGGCTACGATGGGATGACCATTGCCCTGGTGACGGGCGAGTAA
- a CDS encoding MoxR family ATPase, with protein sequence MSDQSAITVEQFHETTTAILREVGKIIVGQDDVVKFVLICVISGNHALLQGVPGLGKTTLIRALATALNLKFARIQFTPDMMPADVTGTTVMEDMEDGRRQFRFQEGPLFANLVLADEINRATPKTQSALLEAMQEKTITVGTRTYKLEPPFFVLATQNPLEMEGTYPLPEAQLDRFMFRIDVNFPTPEELVSILTRTTGGSSDPQSAVADGGRILEMGKLARNIPVPSHVMEYVAKLIVATHPDHAGAIDSVRQYVRYGSSPRGGQSIILGAKLNALMAGRFNVAFDDVRAVARAALRHRLLLNFEGQAEGITTDSVIAELIEKMPVGAR encoded by the coding sequence ATGTCCGATCAATCGGCAATTACCGTTGAACAATTTCACGAGACAACAACCGCAATCCTTCGCGAGGTGGGAAAGATCATTGTTGGGCAAGACGATGTGGTGAAGTTCGTCCTCATCTGCGTGATCAGTGGCAACCATGCCCTGCTTCAGGGCGTGCCGGGCTTGGGAAAAACCACCCTCATCCGCGCCCTTGCCACCGCCCTGAATCTGAAATTCGCCCGCATCCAGTTCACGCCGGATATGATGCCCGCAGACGTGACGGGGACAACCGTCATGGAAGATATGGAAGATGGGCGGCGGCAGTTCCGCTTTCAAGAGGGTCCGCTTTTTGCCAACCTCGTCCTTGCCGATGAGATCAACCGCGCCACGCCCAAGACACAATCGGCGCTGCTGGAGGCGATGCAGGAAAAAACGATCACCGTTGGGACGCGGACGTACAAACTTGAACCGCCCTTTTTCGTCCTCGCTACGCAAAATCCATTGGAGATGGAAGGGACGTATCCCCTTCCAGAGGCACAGTTGGATCGCTTTATGTTCCGCATTGACGTGAACTTCCCCACGCCGGAAGAACTTGTCTCGATTCTGACGCGGACGACGGGCGGGAGCAGCGATCCGCAGTCCGCCGTTGCCGATGGGGGGCGTATTTTGGAGATGGGCAAACTGGCGCGTAACATCCCCGTCCCCTCCCATGTGATGGAGTACGTCGCCAAATTGATTGTCGCCACCCACCCCGATCATGCCGGCGCGATTGATTCTGTGCGGCAGTATGTGCGCTATGGCTCTAGCCCACGCGGGGGACAGTCGATCATCTTGGGCGCAAAGCTGAACGCGCTGATGGCGGGGCGCTTCAATGTTGCCTTTGACGACGTGCGAGCGGTGGCACGTGCCGCGCTCCGTCACCGACTGCTGCTCAACTTTGAGGGGCAAGCGGAGGGAATCACTACTGACAGCGTGATTGCCGAACTGATTGAGAAAATGCCTGTTGGGGCGCGGTAG
- a CDS encoding DUF58 domain-containing protein encodes MQETLFDQTTLNKLNRLTLIAHNVRSGVLKGERRSAKRGTSLEFADYRNYTRGDDLRRLDWNVFARLERPFVKLFEEEEDLSVHVLIDASASMDFPRTEGANPDHHKFRFAQRVAAGLSYIALGTGDYLTLTALYGEGQNRSWGPLRGRGRTFAVLDFIRELTPVSHLDFNRALKDYARRNARAGLLVIISDLLAVGGYQDGIAALQNAGHEIAIIHTLSPEEVAPPLAGDLQLVDVETGINQDVTIDASMRDLYMSRLLTWRDENAKFCAKRGAHYATVETSSAWDALILHELRRMGLVR; translated from the coding sequence GTGCAAGAGACACTCTTTGACCAAACAACCCTGAACAAACTGAATCGGCTGACGCTGATCGCTCACAACGTGCGCAGCGGCGTGTTGAAAGGGGAGCGGCGTTCGGCAAAGCGGGGGACAAGCCTAGAGTTTGCCGACTACCGCAACTACACGCGGGGCGACGATCTGCGCCGCCTCGATTGGAATGTCTTTGCCCGTTTGGAACGCCCCTTTGTCAAGCTTTTTGAGGAAGAAGAAGATTTATCCGTCCATGTGCTGATTGACGCCTCCGCCAGCATGGATTTTCCCCGCACAGAGGGGGCGAACCCCGATCATCACAAGTTCCGCTTTGCGCAGCGGGTGGCGGCGGGCTTAAGTTATATTGCCCTAGGGACGGGCGATTACCTCACCCTGACGGCGCTTTACGGGGAAGGGCAAAACCGCAGTTGGGGACCGCTGCGCGGACGGGGGCGAACCTTTGCCGTGTTGGACTTCATCCGAGAGTTGACGCCCGTCAGCCACCTTGACTTCAACAGGGCGCTGAAAGACTATGCCCGCCGCAATGCCCGCGCTGGCTTGTTGGTGATCATCTCCGATCTGCTGGCGGTGGGGGGCTATCAGGATGGAATCGCCGCGCTCCAAAACGCCGGACATGAGATCGCCATCATCCACACGCTCTCGCCAGAGGAAGTCGCGCCCCCCTTGGCGGGCGATCTTCAGTTGGTGGATGTGGAGACGGGCATCAACCAAGATGTGACGATTGACGCCTCCATGCGCGATCTCTACATGAGCCGTCTTTTGACATGGCGCGACGAAAACGCCAAATTCTGCGCGAAACGCGGGGCGCATTACGCCACAGTGGAAACCAGCAGCGCGTGGGACGCCCTGATCCTCCACGAACTGCGCCGGATGGGGTTGGTGCGCTGA
- a CDS encoding DUF3592 domain-containing protein yields MGSFFTSFRTISAVGIAAVLCVVALLLAIRALRGWRLAGISRGWNTTQGTVLAAAVQRSRRVGRTGGGAFYPVVAYEYNVGGKRYVGQRIDAGSPVGIGNYQAVERRVAAYPIGGKVTVYYDPNDPATAVLEHSAGASSTILVVAVVLVIIAISVLITFGGLRLG; encoded by the coding sequence ATGGGGAGTTTTTTCACATCGTTCCGCACCATCAGCGCGGTGGGAATTGCCGCTGTACTTTGTGTGGTTGCCCTTCTGTTGGCGATCAGGGCGTTGAGGGGGTGGCGGTTGGCAGGAATTAGCCGAGGGTGGAACACGACACAAGGAACAGTTCTTGCGGCGGCTGTTCAGCGCAGCCGACGGGTAGGGCGAACGGGCGGCGGCGCGTTTTACCCCGTCGTTGCCTATGAATACAACGTGGGGGGAAAACGCTATGTAGGACAGCGCATCGATGCCGGATCGCCCGTAGGGATTGGAAACTATCAGGCGGTAGAGCGGCGAGTAGCCGCGTACCCCATCGGGGGAAAGGTGACGGTCTATTACGATCCGAACGATCCCGCCACCGCCGTTTTAGAACACAGCGCTGGGGCGAGTTCTACCATTCTCGTTGTTGCCGTTGTGTTGGTCATCATTGCCATCAGCGTGTTGATCACCTTTGGCGGGCTACGGCTTGGCTAA
- a CDS encoding thiamine pyrophosphate-dependent dehydrogenase E1 component subunit alpha — MAVSPTVVTRPSESLSPETLLEMFWLMLLARRTDERAWVLHRQGKIAFHISGMGHEAGQIGAAFAIHRGVDYVHPYYRDLALVLALGVTPRDFMISLFGKVGELSSAARQMPSHWSAKQFGLLSSSSVVATQVPQAAGLAFAIKYKVEQGLIAPDDFSHPRCAITCLGEGSTSQGEWHEGMNWAGVHNLPMICIVQNNNYAISVPMDKQMGVGQVVERAVAYGVRGESVDGHNALEVYDVMHRAVQRAYNGEGASLIEMKVSRLTPHSSDDDDRTYRSREELEEAKKFDPLVQFAGELTERGLLNEEKRAALEARATQVVNDAQREAEALPYPDEATIYDFVYATEAD; from the coding sequence ATGGCTGTTTCACCAACCGTCGTCACCCGCCCCTCGGAGTCACTCTCCCCAGAGACCCTGCTTGAGATGTTCTGGCTGATGCTGCTTGCCCGCCGCACCGATGAGCGGGCATGGGTGCTGCACCGTCAGGGGAAGATCGCCTTCCACATCAGCGGGATGGGTCACGAGGCGGGGCAGATTGGTGCGGCGTTTGCCATTCATCGCGGGGTCGATTACGTTCACCCCTACTACCGCGATTTGGCGCTTGTCTTGGCGCTTGGCGTCACCCCCCGCGACTTTATGATCAGCCTTTTTGGAAAGGTTGGCGAACTCAGCAGCGCTGCCCGCCAAATGCCCAGCCATTGGAGCGCCAAACAATTCGGTCTGCTGTCGTCCTCCAGCGTGGTTGCCACCCAAGTTCCCCAAGCGGCGGGGCTGGCATTCGCCATTAAATACAAAGTCGAACAGGGCTTGATCGCCCCCGATGATTTTTCCCACCCGCGCTGCGCCATCACCTGTTTGGGGGAAGGCTCTACCAGTCAGGGCGAGTGGCACGAAGGGATGAACTGGGCGGGCGTTCACAACCTCCCCATGATCTGCATTGTCCAGAACAATAATTACGCCATCTCCGTGCCGATGGATAAACAGATGGGCGTTGGGCAGGTGGTCGAACGTGCCGTCGCTTACGGCGTGCGCGGCGAGAGTGTAGACGGGCATAACGCCCTAGAAGTGTATGATGTCATGCACCGCGCTGTCCAGCGTGCCTATAACGGCGAGGGTGCGTCCCTAATCGAAATGAAGGTCAGCCGTCTGACGCCCCATTCCTCCGACGATGATGATCGTACCTACCGCTCTCGTGAGGAATTGGAGGAAGCGAAAAAGTTTGATCCGCTTGTGCAGTTTGCTGGCGAACTGACCGAACGCGGACTGCTGAACGAGGAAAAACGGGCGGCACTGGAGGCGCGGGCAACCCAGGTGGTCAACGACGCCCAACGCGAGGCAGAGGCACTGCCCTACCCCGATGAGGCGACCATTTATGATTTTGTCTACGCGACGGAGGCGGACTAA